A single genomic interval of Thermotoga sp. Mc24 harbors:
- a CDS encoding ABC transporter permease: MQVLKDLLRDTRFRFGFIVLLVLLTLSILSFFSPYNPYLWNQVPRDLPPHWPHILGTNSMGQDIFWKLTFAVRNSLVMSLIAGLVSRVIAMIVGMIAGYKGGAADRVLTFLSDSFLVIPLFIIIVLIATIVKGRLNLPTLGLLLGVFGWAWDARVIRSQVLSLRERDFTYTALLSGSKALSIVFKEYLPFLIPLIFATLIGNMSWAIGMEITLAILGVSNLDIPTLGTMLQWSINYQALLLGYWWWVLTPVVTSIFLFIALYLISISISEY; encoded by the coding sequence ATGCAGGTGTTGAAAGATCTGTTGAGAGATACACGTTTCAGATTCGGCTTCATAGTTCTTCTGGTACTTTTGACACTCTCTATCCTGTCTTTCTTTTCACCGTACAACCCGTACCTGTGGAATCAGGTCCCGAGGGATCTTCCACCCCATTGGCCTCACATACTTGGAACCAACTCGATGGGACAGGACATTTTCTGGAAACTCACTTTCGCTGTGAGAAACTCACTTGTCATGTCACTGATCGCGGGACTTGTATCGAGAGTCATAGCCATGATCGTTGGTATGATAGCCGGATACAAAGGAGGAGCCGCAGATAGAGTTTTGACATTTCTCAGCGACTCCTTCTTGGTTATACCACTTTTTATCATCATTGTTCTTATTGCTACAATAGTAAAAGGACGTTTAAATTTACCCACACTTGGGCTTCTCCTTGGAGTCTTTGGCTGGGCATGGGATGCGAGGGTGATCAGGTCTCAGGTTTTGAGTTTGAGGGAAAGGGATTTCACCTACACCGCTCTTCTCTCTGGATCAAAAGCCCTTTCGATCGTTTTCAAAGAGTATTTACCGTTTCTGATACCGCTCATATTCGCCACTCTCATAGGTAACATGTCCTGGGCTATTGGAATGGAAATCACACTCGCGATACTGGGTGTGTCGAACCTGGACATACCCACACTCGGCACCATGCTTCAGTGGTCGATAAACTACCAGGCCCTTCTACTGGGATACTGGTGGTGGGTGCTGACTCCTGTTGTAACGTCTATCTTTTTGTTCATAGCGCTGTACTTGATTTCCATCAGCATCAGTGAGTACT
- a CDS encoding ABC transporter permease codes for MSFVRRYLLPRLITYFLVIWVGITMIFFIPRFLPTDPVQQFISRLVTQGTYMDPKAIEEMTETLKELYGLKGSLWDQYVNFWKRLLKGDFGPSYFQFPTPVMKLIRQSLPWTAWLLFVTTVISWIIGNILGGLAGYFSDRKWVKILDGIAMVIRPMPYYILALGLLILLAYILPIFPIGGGFAIGMKFTFSWENLLILLKHAFLPALSLLLIGIFVWFQAMKLVVQSVKSEDYVKYAKMGGIEERRIVRRYVIRNAMLPQITGLALSLGQIFGGALITEIVFSYPGIGTLLYNAIFTGDYNLLMGVSTLSILLITTSILLIDLLYPLFDPRVRYR; via the coding sequence TTGAGTTTTGTAAGAAGATACCTGCTTCCGAGATTGATAACTTATTTTCTTGTCATCTGGGTAGGAATTACTATGATTTTCTTCATTCCGAGATTCCTACCAACAGATCCAGTTCAACAGTTCATAAGTCGTCTTGTGACACAAGGAACGTACATGGATCCAAAGGCGATAGAAGAGATGACAGAAACCTTGAAAGAACTTTATGGGCTGAAAGGAAGCCTGTGGGATCAGTACGTCAACTTCTGGAAAAGACTTTTAAAAGGCGATTTTGGTCCTTCATACTTTCAGTTTCCAACTCCTGTGATGAAATTAATAAGACAATCACTGCCCTGGACTGCCTGGCTCTTGTTTGTAACGACTGTCATTTCCTGGATCATAGGAAACATTCTTGGAGGACTCGCAGGATACTTCTCTGACAGAAAATGGGTGAAGATTCTCGATGGTATTGCGATGGTGATAAGACCGATGCCGTACTACATCCTCGCACTCGGACTTTTGATCCTCCTTGCGTATATACTTCCCATCTTTCCAATCGGCGGAGGTTTTGCAATAGGAATGAAATTCACCTTCAGCTGGGAAAACCTGCTGATACTCCTAAAACACGCTTTTCTTCCCGCGCTTTCTTTACTTTTAATAGGAATATTTGTTTGGTTCCAAGCCATGAAACTCGTGGTTCAGAGTGTGAAATCAGAGGACTATGTGAAATACGCAAAGATGGGAGGAATAGAAGAAAGAAGAATCGTTCGAAGATATGTCATAAGAAACGCTATGTTACCACAGATAACGGGTCTTGCTCTCTCTCTGGGACAGATCTTTGGAGGTGCTTTGATCACGGAGATCGTGTTCTCCTATCCTGGCATTGGAACACTTCTCTACAACGCCATTTTTACAGGTGACTACAACCTTTTGATGGGAGTGAGTACACTCTCCATTCTTTTGATCACAACCAGTATTCTTTTGATAGATCTTCTCTACCCACTATTCGATCCAAGGGTGAGATACAGATGA
- a CDS encoding ABC transporter substrate-binding protein, with the protein MKKFLVVLFVISMFSLFFAQQLPPGIPRNETLIAQYLTGRAANAGNFNIWATWVWNDRGIQNLLLEPLWCVEYATGEIINALAAEPPKYNSDFTEVTIKLRKGVYWSDGVPFTADDLIYTIELAKNTEGFGYHAQMQQVKEIVKVDDYTVLIKLEEPNSRFHTYFLDRWGALRPLPKHVFEKVEDPLTFDFNPPVGTGPYVLHSYDPGGYWTLWQRREDWDRTPTGMLYGMPQPKYVLMIFHSAPEKRVLAMAQHQLDISDMSLEALKAVLNRVKTARAWRKNFPWTVNIDPCVTGLHFNTAKEPFNNPEVRWALVLAIDIVEYAANAFDGAVTLSPIHIPLTTAYYNWYFTKLEDWLKNFELDLGNGEKFKPYDPEAGFRLAEYARKRGYPVPDNPELIKRIFGPGWWKYAPDVAEKLLEKNGFYRDKDGKWHLPNGELWKITINTGMNPAGPAERNAFAASQAWKKFGIDVVVQPTELGGTLHPQGEFEVSTDWPAAEPWGGHPDLFRTLEPFHSKYLVPLGEDAPWGNYARWTNPEMDKIIDEIQKTAWGDTKKLIELGVEGLKLLVKEMPTIPTFNYPGVVVYDEYYWTNYPTAENMYAQPYTHWPNFKYMLPFLKPTGRK; encoded by the coding sequence ATGAAGAAGTTTCTTGTAGTTTTGTTCGTCATTTCCATGTTCAGTCTGTTCTTTGCACAGCAGTTGCCACCAGGTATTCCCAGAAACGAAACACTCATAGCTCAATATCTTACGGGAAGGGCAGCAAACGCTGGAAACTTCAACATCTGGGCCACTTGGGTTTGGAACGACAGGGGTATTCAAAACCTGCTCCTTGAACCTCTGTGGTGTGTTGAGTACGCTACAGGAGAAATTATCAATGCACTCGCCGCAGAACCTCCGAAGTACAACTCTGACTTCACAGAAGTTACCATCAAACTCAGGAAAGGTGTTTACTGGAGCGATGGTGTACCGTTCACAGCGGACGACCTCATCTACACTATTGAACTTGCAAAGAACACCGAAGGATTTGGTTACCATGCCCAAATGCAGCAAGTAAAAGAAATAGTGAAGGTTGATGACTACACAGTCCTGATAAAACTCGAAGAACCAAACTCCAGGTTCCACACTTATTTCCTCGACAGATGGGGCGCTCTGAGACCGCTTCCAAAGCACGTGTTTGAAAAGGTGGAAGATCCTCTCACATTCGATTTCAATCCACCTGTTGGAACAGGGCCCTACGTTCTTCACAGTTACGATCCAGGAGGATACTGGACGCTCTGGCAGAGAAGAGAAGACTGGGATAGAACACCAACTGGTATGCTTTACGGAATGCCGCAGCCAAAATATGTATTGATGATTTTCCATAGTGCTCCAGAAAAGAGAGTTCTTGCGATGGCACAGCATCAGCTTGACATTTCAGATATGTCACTTGAAGCTCTCAAAGCGGTTCTCAACAGGGTTAAGACAGCCAGAGCCTGGAGGAAAAACTTTCCGTGGACTGTCAACATAGACCCGTGTGTGACAGGTCTCCACTTCAACACTGCCAAAGAACCCTTCAACAATCCTGAAGTGAGATGGGCTCTTGTTCTTGCAATTGATATCGTTGAATACGCTGCTAACGCATTTGACGGAGCAGTAACGTTGAGCCCAATTCACATTCCTCTCACAACCGCATACTACAACTGGTACTTCACAAAACTTGAAGACTGGCTGAAGAACTTCGAGCTTGATCTTGGAAACGGCGAAAAGTTCAAGCCATACGATCCCGAGGCTGGATTCAGGCTGGCAGAGTACGCAAGAAAGAGAGGATACCCTGTCCCAGATAATCCCGAGCTGATCAAGAGGATCTTCGGACCTGGTTGGTGGAAGTATGCCCCCGATGTTGCAGAAAAGCTTCTGGAAAAGAACGGATTCTATAGAGACAAAGACGGAAAATGGCATCTACCAAATGGTGAACTCTGGAAGATCACTATCAATACAGGTATGAATCCTGCTGGACCTGCCGAAAGGAACGCTTTTGCAGCTTCTCAAGCCTGGAAAAAGTTTGGTATAGACGTAGTTGTTCAGCCGACAGAACTAGGTGGTACTCTCCATCCACAAGGAGAATTTGAAGTATCTACAGATTGGCCAGCAGCAGAGCCATGGGGAGGACATCCTGATCTGTTCAGAACGCTTGAGCCGTTCCATTCCAAATACCTTGTTCCTCTAGGTGAAGATGCGCCGTGGGGTAACTACGCAAGATGGACCAATCCCGAAATGGACAAGATCATAGACGAAATACAGAAGACGGCCTGGGGAGACACAAAGAAACTCATTGAACTCGGAGTGGAGGGCTTGAAACTTCTTGTCAAAGAAATGCCAACAATCCCGACGTTTAACTATCCTGGTGTGGTAGTATACGATGAATATTATTGGACAAATTATCCAACAGCGGAGAACATGTACGCACAACCGTATACACATTGGCCGAACTTCAAGTACATGCTTCCGTTCCTGAAACCAACCGGTAGAAAATGA
- a CDS encoding endo-1,4-beta-xylanase: MKILPSVLILLLGCVPVFSSQNVSLRELAEKLNIYIGFAAINNFWSLSDAEKYMEVARREFNILTPENQMKWDTIHPERNRYNFTPAEKHVEFAEENNMIVHGHTLVWHNQLPGWITGREWTKEELLSVLEDHIKTVVSHFKGRVKIWDVVNEAVSDSGTYRESVWYKTIGPEYIEKAFRWAKEADPDAILIYNDYSIEEINAKSNFVYNMIKELKEKGVPVDGIGFQMHIDYRGFNYDSFRRNLERFAELGLQIYITEMDVRIPLSGSEDYYLKKQAEICAKIFDICLDNPAVKAIQFWGFTDKYSWVPGFFKGYGKALLFDENYNPKPCYYAIKEVLEKKIEERK, encoded by the coding sequence ATGAAAATATTACCTTCTGTGTTGATCCTTTTGTTGGGATGTGTTCCGGTTTTCAGCTCTCAAAATGTATCTCTGAGAGAGCTCGCAGAAAAGCTGAACATCTATATTGGTTTTGCCGCAATCAACAATTTCTGGTCTCTTTCCGACGCAGAAAAGTACATGGAAGTTGCGAGAAGAGAATTCAACATCCTGACCCCTGAGAACCAGATGAAGTGGGATACGATCCATCCAGAAAGAAACAGATACAATTTCACTCCCGCTGAAAAACACGTTGAGTTTGCAGAAGAAAACAACATGATCGTGCATGGACACACTCTTGTCTGGCACAACCAGCTTCCTGGATGGATCACTGGTAGAGAATGGACAAAGGAAGAACTTCTGAGCGTTCTTGAAGACCACATAAAAACGGTGGTGTCTCATTTCAAAGGTAGAGTGAAGATCTGGGATGTGGTGAACGAAGCGGTGAGCGATTCTGGAACCTACAGGGAAAGCGTGTGGTACAAGACGATCGGTCCTGAATACATTGAAAAAGCGTTCAGATGGGCAAAAGAAGCCGATCCAGATGCGATTCTCATCTACAACGACTACAGCATAGAAGAAATAAACGCGAAATCGAACTTCGTCTACAACATGATAAAAGAGTTGAAAGAAAAGGGAGTGCCTGTAGATGGGATAGGATTTCAGATGCACATAGACTACAGAGGGTTCAATTATGACAGTTTCAGAAGGAATTTGGAGAGGTTTGCGGAACTCGGTCTTCAAATATACATCACAGAGATGGATGTGAGAATTCCTCTCAGTGGTTCGGAAGATTATTACTTGAAAAAACAGGCCGAAATTTGTGCGAAGATCTTCGATATATGCTTGGACAACCCTGCGGTTAAAGCGATCCAGTTTTGGGGATTCACAGACAAATACTCCTGGGTTCCCGGCTTTTTCAAAGGGTACGGAAAAGCGTTGCTCTTCGATGAGAATTACAACCCCAAGCCTTGTTATTACGCAATAAAAGAGGTGCTGGAGAAAAAGATAGAAGAAAGAAAATGA
- the uxuA gene encoding mannonate dehydratase, whose amino-acid sequence MKLVFRWYGEKHDTVTLEQIRQIPGVEGVVGALFDIPVGEVWPLEEIMKLKETVEKAGLKLEVIESVNVHEDIKLGLPTRDRYIENYKETIRNLAKAGVKVVCYNFMPVFDWMRTDLHKKLPDGSETMEYDHRLIEGVTPDELIKRVKEGSQGFVLPGWEWDRLEKLRETFELYKNVDEEKLFENLVYFLERVIPVCEECDVKLAIHPDDPPWSIFGLPRIITNKENIERMLKAVDSPYNGITFCMGSLGANPENNIPEMIRYFGKMGRIHFAHVRNLKFTGEKSFYETAHPSFCGSHDLFEVMKAFHDIDYEGYIRPDHGRLIWGEKARPGYGLYDRALGATYILGLWEAIDKMKKRYC is encoded by the coding sequence ATGAAGCTTGTCTTCAGATGGTATGGTGAAAAACACGATACCGTGACACTGGAACAAATACGTCAGATCCCAGGAGTAGAAGGAGTCGTAGGGGCTTTGTTTGACATACCTGTGGGAGAAGTCTGGCCACTTGAGGAAATAATGAAGCTGAAAGAAACCGTTGAAAAAGCGGGATTGAAACTCGAAGTTATCGAGAGTGTGAACGTCCACGAAGACATAAAACTGGGTCTTCCCACAAGGGACAGGTATATAGAGAACTACAAGGAAACGATCAGAAACCTGGCAAAGGCCGGTGTGAAGGTAGTCTGCTACAACTTCATGCCCGTATTCGACTGGATGAGAACGGATCTACACAAAAAACTCCCGGATGGTTCTGAAACGATGGAGTACGATCACCGTCTCATCGAAGGGGTAACACCAGACGAACTCATAAAACGAGTGAAAGAGGGCTCTCAGGGTTTCGTCCTCCCAGGATGGGAATGGGACAGACTGGAGAAACTGAGAGAAACCTTCGAACTCTACAAGAACGTAGATGAAGAAAAACTCTTCGAAAACCTGGTTTATTTTCTCGAAAGAGTTATCCCCGTTTGTGAAGAATGCGATGTGAAACTCGCAATACACCCGGATGATCCACCATGGAGTATTTTTGGCCTGCCAAGGATTATAACAAACAAGGAAAACATAGAGAGAATGTTGAAAGCTGTTGACAGCCCCTACAACGGAATAACGTTCTGCATGGGATCACTCGGAGCAAATCCTGAGAACAACATACCTGAGATGATCAGATATTTCGGAAAGATGGGCAGGATCCACTTTGCACACGTGAGAAACCTGAAGTTCACCGGTGAGAAGAGTTTCTACGAAACTGCACATCCTTCCTTCTGCGGTTCTCACGATCTCTTTGAAGTGATGAAAGCGTTTCATGACATAGACTACGAAGGGTACATACGTCCTGATCATGGAAGGCTGATCTGGGGTGAAAAGGCACGTCCCGGCTATGGACTCTACGACAGGGCACTCGGTGCAACCTACATTCTCGGCCTCTGGGAAGCCATCGACAAAATGAAAAAGAGATACTGCTGA
- the uxuB gene encoding D-mannonate dehydrogenase UxuB, with translation MRLNRETIKDRAAWEKIGVRPPYFDLDEVEKNTKEQPKWVHFGGGNIFRGFVAAVLQNLLEEGKEDTGINVIELFDYEVIDKVYKPYDNLSIAVTIKPDGDFEKRIIASVMEALKGDPSHPDWERAKEIFRNPSLQLASLTITEKGYNIEDQAGNLFPQVMEDMKNGPVSPQTSMGKVAALLYERFKAGRLPIALLSLDNFSRNGEKLYSSVKRISEEWVKNGLVEKDFIDYLEKDVAFPWSMIDKIVPGPSEFIKEHLEKLGIGGMEIFVTSKRTHIAPFVNMEWAQYLVIEDSFPNGRPKLEGADRNVFLTDRETVEKAERMKVTTCLNPLHTALAIFGCLLGYKKIADEMKDPLLKKLVEGVGEEGIKVVVDPGIINPREFLNEVINIRLPNPYLPDTPQRIATDTSQKMPIRFGETIKAYHERPDLDPRNLKYIPLVIAGWCRYLMGIDDEGKEMQLSPDPLLENLRSYVSKIKFGDPESTDDHLKPILSSQQLFRVNLYEVGLGEKIEELFKKMITGPRAVRKTLEEVVGRENE, from the coding sequence GTGCGTCTCAACAGGGAAACGATAAAAGATAGAGCAGCTTGGGAAAAGATAGGTGTCAGGCCTCCGTATTTCGATCTCGACGAAGTAGAGAAAAATACAAAAGAACAACCGAAATGGGTTCATTTCGGTGGTGGAAACATATTCAGGGGATTCGTTGCGGCAGTGCTTCAGAATCTCCTCGAAGAGGGTAAGGAAGACACTGGTATAAATGTGATAGAACTCTTCGACTACGAAGTCATAGACAAAGTTTACAAACCGTACGACAATTTATCGATAGCGGTCACAATAAAACCCGACGGAGATTTTGAAAAGAGAATCATAGCGAGCGTGATGGAAGCTCTCAAGGGAGATCCTTCGCATCCAGACTGGGAAAGAGCAAAAGAAATCTTTAGAAATCCTTCTCTTCAGCTCGCTTCTCTCACCATCACAGAAAAAGGCTACAACATAGAAGATCAGGCCGGGAACCTCTTTCCTCAGGTGATGGAGGACATGAAAAACGGTCCTGTCTCACCCCAAACATCGATGGGAAAAGTGGCTGCACTTCTTTACGAAAGATTCAAAGCAGGAAGACTTCCTATCGCTCTTCTCAGCCTCGATAATTTCTCAAGAAATGGCGAAAAACTCTACAGCTCTGTGAAAAGAATTTCCGAGGAGTGGGTTAAAAACGGTCTGGTGGAAAAAGATTTCATTGATTATCTGGAAAAAGACGTTGCTTTCCCATGGAGTATGATAGACAAGATTGTACCGGGTCCTTCAGAATTCATAAAAGAGCACTTAGAAAAACTTGGAATAGGGGGAATGGAAATCTTTGTGACATCCAAGAGGACCCACATCGCTCCTTTCGTAAACATGGAATGGGCTCAGTATCTGGTGATAGAAGACAGCTTTCCGAACGGCCGGCCAAAACTCGAAGGAGCAGATAGGAACGTTTTTCTGACAGACAGAGAAACTGTTGAGAAGGCAGAAAGAATGAAGGTGACAACCTGTCTCAATCCTCTTCACACAGCGCTGGCCATCTTCGGTTGCCTTCTGGGATACAAAAAGATCGCAGACGAAATGAAAGACCCCCTCCTGAAAAAACTTGTAGAAGGTGTGGGAGAAGAGGGAATAAAAGTTGTGGTAGATCCTGGTATCATAAATCCAAGAGAATTCTTGAACGAAGTGATAAACATCAGACTTCCCAATCCGTATCTGCCAGACACACCGCAGAGAATAGCAACGGATACCTCTCAAAAGATGCCTATCAGGTTCGGCGAAACTATAAAGGCATACCACGAAAGACCAGATCTGGATCCAAGGAATCTGAAATACATACCACTTGTGATAGCGGGATGGTGCAGATACCTCATGGGAATAGACGATGAAGGAAAAGAAATGCAGCTCAGTCCAGATCCCCTTCTTGAGAACCTGAGGTCTTACGTTTCAAAGATAAAATTCGGCGATCCCGAATCCACGGATGATCATCTGAAACCAATCCTTTCCAGCCAGCAGCTTTTCAGAGTGAACCTGTACGAAGTAGGACTTGGAGAAAAAATAGAAGAACTGTTCAAGAAAATGATCACAGGGCCACGAGCTGTGAGGAAAACACTCGAAGAAGTCGTTGGGAGGGAAAATGAATGA
- a CDS encoding sugar kinase: MKVVTFGEIMLRLSPPDHKRIFQTDSFDVTYGGAEANVAAFLAQMGLDAYFVTKLPNNPLGDAAAGHLRKFGVKTDYIARGGNRIGIYFLEIGASQRPSKVVYDRAHSAISEAKREDFDWEKILDGARWFHFSGITPSLGKELPFILEDALKVAREKGVTVSCDLNYRARLWTKEEAQKVMIPFMEYVDVLIANEEDIEKVLGISVEGLDLKTGKLNRESYAKIAEEVNKKYNFKTVGITLRESISATVNYWSVMVFENGQPHFSNRYEIHIVDRVGAGDSFAGALIYGSLMEFDPQKKAEFAAAASCLKHTIPGDFAVLSVEEIEKLASGATSGRVER; this comes from the coding sequence ATGAAGGTGGTAACTTTTGGAGAGATCATGTTGAGACTCTCACCACCAGACCATAAGAGGATCTTCCAGACAGACAGCTTCGACGTCACCTACGGCGGAGCAGAAGCGAACGTAGCGGCTTTTCTTGCTCAGATGGGACTCGATGCGTACTTTGTGACAAAACTACCAAACAACCCGCTGGGGGACGCTGCAGCAGGACATCTCAGAAAGTTCGGTGTGAAGACAGACTACATAGCAAGAGGTGGAAATCGAATAGGTATTTACTTCCTCGAAATAGGGGCTTCTCAGAGACCGAGTAAAGTTGTCTACGACAGAGCACACTCTGCCATTTCTGAGGCAAAAAGGGAAGACTTCGACTGGGAGAAAATTTTGGATGGTGCCAGATGGTTCCACTTCTCAGGAATTACTCCTTCCCTTGGAAAAGAACTCCCTTTCATCCTTGAAGACGCCTTGAAAGTCGCCAGAGAAAAAGGTGTGACGGTGAGCTGTGATCTCAACTACAGAGCAAGACTCTGGACAAAAGAAGAGGCACAGAAGGTGATGATTCCATTCATGGAATACGTGGATGTTCTGATTGCAAACGAAGAAGACATAGAAAAAGTCCTTGGTATCTCGGTTGAAGGTCTCGATCTTAAGACAGGAAAACTGAACAGAGAATCGTACGCGAAGATAGCAGAAGAAGTCAATAAGAAGTACAACTTCAAGACGGTTGGTATCACTCTCAGAGAAAGCATATCCGCAACTGTGAATTACTGGTCTGTCATGGTTTTTGAAAATGGTCAGCCCCATTTCTCGAACAGATATGAAATACATATCGTGGACAGAGTGGGAGCCGGAGACAGCTTTGCAGGGGCTCTCATCTACGGAAGTTTGATGGAATTTGACCCGCAGAAGAAAGCCGAATTCGCAGCAGCCGCTTCCTGTCTCAAGCACACGATACCTGGGGATTTCGCGGTACTTAGCGTAGAAGAGATAGAGAAACTCGCATCTGGTGCTACCTCCGGTCGAGTGGAAAGATAA
- a CDS encoding bifunctional 4-hydroxy-2-oxoglutarate aldolase/2-dehydro-3-deoxy-phosphogluconate aldolase produces the protein MEELFKKHKIVAVLRANSVEEAKEKALAVFEGGVHLIEITFTVPDADTVIKELSFLKEKGAIIGAGTVTSVEQCRKAVESGAEFIVSPHLDEEISQFCKEKGVFYMPGVMTPTELVKAMKLGHTILKLFPGEVVGPQFVKAMKGPFPNVKFVPTGGVNLDNVCEWFKAGVLAVGVGSALVKGTPDEVREKAKALVEKIRGCTE, from the coding sequence ATGGAAGAGCTCTTCAAAAAACACAAGATTGTAGCCGTGCTGAGGGCAAACAGTGTGGAAGAAGCGAAAGAAAAGGCGTTGGCTGTTTTTGAAGGAGGAGTTCACCTCATCGAAATCACCTTCACTGTTCCAGACGCTGACACAGTCATCAAAGAACTCTCGTTCCTCAAGGAAAAAGGTGCCATAATAGGTGCAGGTACAGTGACGAGTGTCGAACAGTGCAGAAAAGCTGTAGAAAGTGGAGCAGAGTTCATCGTCAGTCCACACCTTGACGAAGAAATCTCTCAATTCTGCAAAGAAAAAGGTGTCTTCTACATGCCCGGTGTGATGACACCCACCGAACTTGTAAAAGCCATGAAACTCGGTCACACGATTTTGAAACTCTTCCCTGGAGAAGTGGTGGGACCTCAGTTTGTAAAAGCGATGAAAGGACCGTTCCCCAATGTGAAATTCGTGCCCACTGGAGGCGTGAATCTGGACAACGTGTGTGAGTGGTTCAAAGCCGGAGTCCTCGCTGTTGGTGTTGGAAGTGCTCTTGTGAAAGGAACACCAGACGAGGTGAGAGAAAAAGCAAAAGCGCTCGTAGAAAAGATCAGGGGGTGCACAGAATGA
- a CDS encoding IclR family transcriptional regulator — protein sequence MNTLKKAFEILDFIVKNPGDVSVSEIAEKFNMSVSNAYKYMIVLEEKGFVLRKKDKRYVPGYKLIEYGSFVLRRFNIRDIAHDHLVDIMKRTGETVHLILKDGFEGVYIDKVEGEQSIPMVSRLGMKVDLYSTASGKSILAFVPEKELKEYLKIVELKPKTPNTITNPRVLKRELEKIRKRGYAVDNEENEIGIMCVGVPIFDHNGYPVAGVSISGVARKFTEEKIEEYSDVLKEKAEEISRKLGY from the coding sequence TTGAATACCCTCAAAAAAGCCTTTGAAATACTGGATTTCATCGTAAAGAATCCTGGCGATGTAAGTGTTTCTGAAATAGCCGAAAAGTTCAATATGAGCGTTTCAAACGCATACAAATACATGATCGTTCTCGAAGAGAAAGGGTTTGTTCTCAGAAAAAAAGACAAGAGATACGTACCGGGGTACAAATTGATAGAGTACGGTTCATTCGTTCTGAGGCGCTTCAACATTAGGGATATAGCTCACGACCATCTCGTGGATATCATGAAAAGAACGGGGGAAACAGTACACCTGATTTTGAAAGATGGCTTCGAGGGAGTTTACATAGACAAGGTGGAGGGTGAGCAGAGCATTCCTATGGTCTCAAGACTTGGTATGAAAGTCGACCTTTACTCCACAGCCTCTGGTAAATCCATTCTCGCCTTCGTTCCCGAAAAAGAATTGAAGGAATACCTGAAAATTGTGGAACTAAAACCAAAAACCCCAAACACCATCACGAATCCCAGAGTACTGAAGAGAGAGCTTGAAAAAATTAGAAAGCGAGGATACGCCGTAGACAACGAAGAAAACGAAATAGGTATCATGTGTGTGGGAGTTCCTATATTTGATCACAACGGATATCCGGTGGCTGGAGTGAGTATTTCCGGGGTTGCACGAAAGTTCACAGAGGAAAAAATAGAAGAATACTCCGATGTACTCAAAGAAAAGGCAGAAGAAATATCCAGAAAACTTGGATATTGA